In one Janibacter cremeus genomic region, the following are encoded:
- a CDS encoding NAD(P)/FAD-dependent oxidoreductase, which yields MTVDAGRALRHAAPVPYWLDQPHLRPDPLARLSGDDSCDLAIVGGGYTGLWAALLAKEEDPSRDVALLEAGECGGAASGRNGGFCAASLTHGFGNGMARWPHEMPTLLRMGRENLDAIEETLRRHHIDCDFQRTGELDVATAEWQVPELKEWVEQAQQLGEEVRWLDAEEVRAQVHSPIYRGAVFDPDVALVDPARLAWGLRAACERLGVRIHEHTEVTALHRDGTAEVLTTGYGSMRARRVALATNAFRPLLRRLRLHVVPVYDYALVTEPLGDRLAEVGWAHRQGIGDAGNQFHYYRLTEDNRIVWGGYDAIYHYGNGMRLEHEQRPETFALLARHFAQTFPQLSDVGFSHAWGGVIDTSTRFSAFWGTAHEGRVGYALGYTGLGVGASRFGARVMLDLIDGRDTERTRLSMVRSRPTPFPPEPIRYGAVQLTRWSMDHADRSQGRRNLWLRTLDRLGLGFDS from the coding sequence GACAGCTGTGACCTGGCGATCGTCGGGGGCGGCTACACCGGGCTGTGGGCCGCACTGCTCGCCAAGGAGGAGGACCCCTCGCGGGATGTGGCGCTGCTGGAGGCAGGGGAGTGCGGCGGGGCGGCCAGCGGCCGCAACGGCGGGTTCTGCGCCGCCAGCCTGACCCACGGCTTCGGCAACGGTATGGCGCGGTGGCCGCACGAGATGCCGACGCTGCTGCGGATGGGCCGGGAGAACCTCGACGCCATCGAGGAGACCCTGCGGCGCCACCACATCGACTGCGACTTCCAACGGACGGGGGAGCTCGACGTCGCCACGGCGGAGTGGCAGGTCCCGGAGCTGAAGGAGTGGGTCGAGCAGGCCCAGCAGCTGGGTGAGGAGGTGCGGTGGCTGGACGCCGAGGAGGTGCGCGCCCAGGTGCACTCCCCGATCTACCGGGGTGCGGTCTTCGACCCCGACGTGGCACTGGTGGACCCGGCCCGGCTGGCCTGGGGGCTGCGTGCCGCGTGCGAACGGCTCGGGGTGCGCATCCACGAACACACCGAGGTCACCGCACTGCACCGCGACGGCACCGCGGAGGTGCTCACCACCGGTTACGGCAGCATGCGGGCGCGGAGGGTCGCGCTGGCCACCAACGCCTTCCGGCCGCTCCTTCGCCGACTGCGGCTGCACGTCGTGCCGGTCTACGACTACGCGTTGGTCACCGAGCCGCTCGGTGACCGACTCGCCGAGGTGGGGTGGGCCCACCGGCAGGGCATCGGTGACGCCGGCAACCAGTTCCACTACTACCGGCTCACCGAGGACAACCGGATCGTGTGGGGCGGCTACGACGCGATCTACCACTACGGCAACGGGATGCGGCTCGAGCACGAGCAGCGGCCCGAGACCTTCGCCCTGCTTGCCCGCCACTTTGCCCAGACCTTCCCCCAGCTCTCCGACGTCGGCTTCAGCCACGCCTGGGGCGGGGTGATCGACACGTCCACCCGGTTCTCCGCCTTCTGGGGGACCGCGCACGAGGGCCGGGTGGGCTATGCGCTCGGGTACACGGGCCTCGGAGTCGGGGCCAGCCGGTTCGGCGCCCGGGTGATGCTCGACCTGATCGACGGCCGGGACACCGAGCGCACCAGGCTGAGCATGGTCCGCTCGCGACCGACCCCCTTCCCCCCGGAGCCGATCCGCTACGGAGCGGTGCAGCTGACCCGGTGGTCGATGGACCACGCAGACCGGAGCCAGGGGCGCCGGAACCTGTGGCTGCGCACCCTGGACCGTCTCGGGCTGGGCTTCGACTCCTGA
- a CDS encoding NAD(P)/FAD-dependent oxidoreductase, whose translation MAYDQSLWYETAGEDWTPRPPLPGDREADVVIVGAGLTGLWTAYYLTEVDPTLRVVVVEAEIAGFGASGRNGGWCSALFPRSTSGLSGMAGPEAAIAMTAAMRATVDEVADVLRRERLDADFAKGGTVVAARGPAQRSRAHEEVADARRWGDTPDDLALLSGEELRQHVRIAGAEGGTYTPHCAALHPAKLVRGLARVLESRGVVIHEQTPALALAPGRVTTTRGTVRAEVVVRATEGYTPSIRGQRRAVAPVYSLMVATEPLPAEVWERIGLERRQTFSDFRNVIIYGQRTADDRLAFGGRGAPYHFGSRVRAGFEDEPRVFAALRSTLVDLFPVLADAKITHRWGGALGVPRDWCASVAFDPQTGAARAGGYVGDGLSTTNLAGRTLSDLILRRDTDLVRLPWVGHRSPVWEPEPLRWLGINAGLKAMELADVEERWTGRPSGVARLMRPLIGG comes from the coding sequence ATGGCCTACGACCAATCGCTGTGGTACGAGACCGCCGGCGAGGACTGGACTCCGCGTCCACCGCTGCCCGGTGACCGCGAGGCCGACGTCGTCATCGTCGGGGCCGGCCTCACCGGCCTGTGGACCGCCTACTACCTCACCGAGGTGGACCCGACGCTGCGGGTGGTCGTGGTCGAGGCCGAGATCGCCGGCTTCGGCGCCTCCGGACGCAACGGCGGGTGGTGCTCCGCGCTCTTCCCGCGATCGACGTCCGGGCTCTCCGGGATGGCCGGGCCCGAGGCCGCGATCGCGATGACGGCCGCCATGCGCGCGACGGTGGACGAGGTCGCCGACGTGCTGCGCAGAGAGCGCCTGGACGCCGACTTCGCCAAGGGCGGCACCGTGGTGGCCGCTCGAGGACCGGCACAACGCAGTCGCGCCCACGAGGAGGTCGCCGACGCGCGGCGCTGGGGCGACACCCCGGACGACCTGGCGCTCCTGTCGGGTGAGGAGCTCCGGCAGCACGTGCGCATCGCCGGCGCCGAGGGCGGGACCTACACCCCGCACTGCGCCGCACTGCACCCGGCGAAGCTGGTGCGCGGTCTGGCCCGCGTGCTCGAGTCGCGGGGAGTGGTGATCCACGAGCAGACGCCGGCCCTCGCCCTCGCCCCCGGCCGGGTCACGACAACCCGCGGCACGGTGCGCGCCGAGGTCGTGGTCCGGGCCACCGAGGGGTACACCCCGAGCATCCGTGGTCAGCGCCGGGCAGTGGCACCGGTCTACTCACTGATGGTCGCCACGGAGCCGCTGCCCGCGGAGGTGTGGGAGCGCATCGGTCTGGAGCGGCGCCAGACCTTCAGCGACTTCCGGAACGTCATCATCTACGGGCAGCGGACCGCGGACGACCGGCTCGCCTTCGGCGGCCGTGGCGCGCCGTACCACTTCGGCTCCCGGGTCCGCGCAGGTTTCGAGGACGAGCCACGGGTGTTCGCGGCGCTGCGGTCCACGCTGGTCGACCTGTTCCCAGTGCTCGCCGACGCGAAGATCACCCATCGCTGGGGAGGCGCGCTGGGGGTGCCCCGGGACTGGTGCGCGTCGGTCGCCTTCGACCCGCAAACCGGTGCCGCCCGCGCCGGTGGGTACGTCGGCGACGGCCTGAGCACCACCAACCTGGCCGGTCGCACCCTGAGCGACCTCATCCTGCGGCGCGACACCGACCTGGTGCGACTGCCTTGGGTCGGTCACCGCTCACCGGTGTGGGAGCCGGAGCCGCTGCGGTGGCTGGGGATCAACGCCGGGCTGAAGGCCATGGAGCTGGCCGACGTCGAGGAGCGCTGGACCGGGCGGCCCAGCGGGGTGGCGCGACTGATGCGGCCGTTGATCGGGGGCTGA
- a CDS encoding MBL fold metallo-hydrolase, whose amino-acid sequence MPTATLEFIGTATTLIRLGGFTLLTDPNFLHRGQRAYLGRGLFSKRLSDPALGPGELPALDAVVLSHLHGDHFDRVARRELDRDLPIITTPHAVRRLALWGFRGAEALSTWQSTYLEQDGERLTIHSAPGEHTPGWASRLLPPVMGSVLEHHITGAARPFRVYITGDTLYRPWLREVTERFGPLDAMVVHLGGTRALGLLVTMDADQGASLVELLAPAVTVPVHFDDYTVFRSPLADFVDRWRAHSLPGELRLVERGQTISLVP is encoded by the coding sequence GTGCCGACGGCAACACTGGAATTCATCGGGACGGCGACGACCTTGATTCGACTGGGCGGTTTCACCCTGCTCACGGATCCGAACTTCCTGCACCGGGGCCAGCGCGCCTACCTCGGCAGGGGCCTGTTCTCCAAGCGGTTGTCGGACCCGGCTCTGGGCCCGGGTGAGCTCCCCGCCCTGGATGCGGTGGTGCTCTCCCACCTCCACGGGGACCACTTCGACCGAGTCGCGCGCCGTGAGCTGGACCGGGACCTGCCCATCATCACCACGCCGCACGCCGTGAGGCGTCTGGCGTTGTGGGGCTTTCGCGGTGCCGAGGCGCTCTCCACCTGGCAGTCGACGTACCTCGAGCAGGACGGTGAGCGACTCACGATCCACTCCGCGCCCGGCGAGCACACCCCCGGTTGGGCCTCCCGGCTCCTCCCACCCGTCATGGGCAGCGTCCTCGAGCACCACATCACGGGAGCCGCCCGTCCCTTCCGGGTCTACATCACCGGCGACACGCTCTATCGTCCGTGGCTGCGCGAGGTGACCGAGCGGTTCGGCCCCCTGGACGCGATGGTCGTCCATCTCGGGGGAACCCGCGCGCTGGGACTGCTCGTGACGATGGACGCCGACCAGGGTGCGTCGTTGGTCGAGCTGCTCGCACCCGCGGTCACGGTGCCGGTGCACTTCGACGACTACACCGTCTTCCGCTCCCCGTTGGCCGACTTCGTGGACCGGTGGCGAGCCCATTCCCTGCCCGGCGAGCTGCGTCTCGTCGAGCGAGGGCAGACGATCTCGCTGGTTCCCTGA